From one Erinaceus europaeus chromosome 4, mEriEur2.1, whole genome shotgun sequence genomic stretch:
- the SMIM28 gene encoding small integral membrane protein 28, which translates to MRRLLGSSWRKFGHAGRGSYEWLTSEPSLPLLETQLQGTQKISSTQEDVEPFLCILLPVTILLFLAFLLLFLYHHCKTPRPQGQVFSIDLPEHPPSSELTDFLPGLSWSNEHTFPYSPLPRETAFLSVCLPPSYEEATRNPPDVVLQCEEGSPRLGEHI; encoded by the exons ATGCGGAGACTGCTGGGCAGCAGCTGGAGGAAGTTCGGACATGCTGGCAGGGGGAGTTATGAGTGGTTAACTAGTGAGCCAAGCCTACCTCTTCTGGAAACCCAGCTGCAG GGCACTCAGAAGATAAGTTCTACCCAAGAAGATGTGGAGCCCTTCTTATGCATCCTTCTTCCAGTGACCATCCTGCTCTTCCTGGCTTTCCTGTTGCTTTTCCTGTACCACCACTGCAAGACCCCACGACCTCAGGGGCAAGTGTTCAGTATTGACCTCCCAGAGCACCCACCTTCTTCAGAACTCACTGACTTCCTGCCGGGCTTATCCTGGAGCAATGAACACACCTTCCCATACTCACCTCTCCCCAGGGAGACTGCCTTCCTCTCTGTGTGCTTACCACCTTCCTATGAAGAGGCCACAAGAAATCCCCCAGATGTTGTACTTCAGTGTGAAGAGGGCTCACCAAGGCTAGGTGAGCATATATAA